The Micropterus dolomieu isolate WLL.071019.BEF.003 ecotype Adirondacks linkage group LG20, ASM2129224v1, whole genome shotgun sequence genome has a segment encoding these proteins:
- the socs4 gene encoding suppressor of cytokine signaling 4, with translation MSEKKPRGSDTRPKCGLRSWSADSYVWRGKKRSRSSRNGSSPGGLEVEGTEELGVRSTSCPRRRRERKCSCSTLGDALTSADIDVVCRKALSHRSLRQKFQDAVGQCFPLRSHHHHHHHHHHQSGSSRPFSVLFWSKRKIHVSELMQDKCPFSPKSELARCWHLIKNHSTHPSVLKDMEAPLKPTVSSSSTSPPQTPLSWEDICCSPGPGGTSLEDWDPSCPHREADGSCGHTDYILVPDLLQINNSSCYWGVLNRFEAEELLEGKPEGTFLLRDSAQDEFLFSVSFRRYSRSLHARIEQNDKRFSFDVRDPCMYRDPSVTGLLRHYSDPATCLFFEPLLSRPLSRTFPFSLQHLCRAVICNYTTYQGVDSLPLPSQLRDYLRQYHIKCDGACAV, from the coding sequence ATGTCAGAGAAAAAGCCACGAGGCTCAGACACGCGTCCCAAATGTGGCCTCCGCAGTTGGAGTGCAGACAGTTATGTTTGGCGGGGGAAGAAACGCTCCCGGAGCTCTCGCAACGGGTCGAGCCCCGGAGGGCTGGAGGTGGAGGGGACGGAGGAGCTGGGTGTGCGGTCAACATCCTGTCCGAGGCgacggagagagagaaagtgtagCTGCAGCACTCTCGGGGATGCATTGACGTCTGCAGACATCGATGTGGTGTGCCGGAAGGCCTTGTCCCACCGCTCTCTGCGGCAGAAGTTTCAGGATGCAGTGGGCCAGTGTTTTCCTCTGCGctctcaccatcatcaccatcatcatcaccaccatcaatCGGGCTCCTCGCGGCCCTTCTCGGTGCTATTCTGGTCCAAACGCAAGATCCACGTTTCAGAGCTCATGCAGGACAAGTGTCCCTTCTCACCAAAATCTGAACTGGCTCGATGCTGGCACCTAATAAAAAATCACTCCACCCACCCAAGCGTCCTCAAGGACATGGAGGCTCCCCTGAAACCTACTGTCTCATCATCCTCTACCTCCCCACCACAGACCCCCCTCTCCTGGGAGGACATCTGCTGCTCTCCTGGGCCTGGAGGCACCAGTCTGGAGGACTGGGACCCTTCTTGTCCTCATAGGGAAGCAGATGGCAGCTGTGGCCACACTGACTACATCTTGGTCCCAGATCTCCTCCAGATCAACAACAGCTCTTGTTACTGGGGTGTGCTGAACCGCTTTGAGGCAGAGGAGCTACTGGAGGGCAAACCAGAGGGAACGTTTCTGCTCCGAGACTCTGCCCAGGATGAGTTCCTCTTCTCAGTCAGCTTTCGTCGCTACAGCCGCTCCCTGCATGCACGCATTGAGCAGAACGACAAGCGTTTCAGCTTTGATGTGCGTGACCCATGCATGTACCGGGATCCCAGTGTGACAGGACTACTCAGACACTACAGTGACCCAGCCACCTGCCTCTTCTTTGAGCCCCTCCTTTCCCGGCCGCTATCAAGGACCTTTCCTTTCTCCCTCCAGCACCTGTGCAGGGCTGTGATCTGTAACTACACCACCTACCAAGGCGTGGACAGCCTACCGCTGCCATCCCAGCTCAGGGACTACCTCCGCCAGTACCACATTAAGTGTGATGGGGCCTGCGCTGTGTGA